A single Nomascus leucogenys isolate Asia chromosome 14, Asia_NLE_v1, whole genome shotgun sequence DNA region contains:
- the LOC100593075 gene encoding LOW QUALITY PROTEIN: glycerol-3-phosphate acyltransferase 2, mitochondrial (The sequence of the model RefSeq protein was modified relative to this genomic sequence to represent the inferred CDS: inserted 1 base in 1 codon; substituted 1 base at 1 genomic stop codon) has product MATMLEGRCQTQPRSSPSDRETSLWSSRFGMKLASVTPFXGKYRSFVGRCCQTCTPKSWESLFHRSITDLGFCNVILVKEENTRFRGWLVRRLCYFLWSLEQHISPCQDAPQKIMESTGVQNLLSGRVPGGAGEGQVPDLVKKEVQRILGHIQAPPRPFLVRLFSWALLRFLNCLFLNVQLHKGQMKMVQKAAQAGSPLVLLSTHKTLLDGILLPFVLLSQGLGVLHVAWDSRACSPALRALLRKLGGLFLPPEANLSLDSSEGLLARAVVQAVIEQLLVSGQPLLIFLEEPPGALGPRLSALGQAWVGFVVQAVQMGIVPDALLVPVAVTYDLVPDAPCDIDHASAPLGLWTGALAVLRSLWSRWGCSRRICSRVHLAQPFSLQEYIASARSCWGSRQTLEQLLQPIVLGQCTAVPDTEKEQEWTPITGPLLALKEEDQLLVRRLSCHVLSASVGSSVVMSTAIMATLLLFKHQKGVFLSQLLGEFSWLTEEILLRGFDVGFSGQLRSLLQHSLSLLRAHVALLRIRQGDLLVMPRPGPGLTHLAQLSAQLLPVFLSEAVGVCAVRALLAGRMPPQGPWELQGILLLSQNELYRQILLLMHLLPQDLLLLKPCQSSYCYCQEVLDRHIQCGLLVAEETPGSWPACDTGRQRLSRKLLWKLSGDFTDSDSDDFEEAEGRYFRLSQQSHCPDFFLFLCRLLSRLLKAFAQAAAFLRQGQLPDTESGYTGQLFQFLQATAQEEGILEWADVNLASSAIXTFRDLGVLQQTPSPAGPRLHLSPTFASWDNQEKLEQFIRQFICS; this is encoded by the exons ATGGCCACCATGTTGGAAGGCAGATGCCAAACTCAGCCAAGGAGCAGCCCCAGTGACCGAGAG ACTAGCCTGTGGTCCTCAAGGTTTGGGATGAAGCTGGCATCTGTCACCCCAT CTGGGAAGTATCGCTCCTTTGTGGGTCGCTGTTGCCAGACCTGCACCCCGAAGAGCTGG GAGTCCCTCTTCCACAGAAGCATAACGGACCTAGGCTTCTGCAATGTGATCCTGGTGAAGGAGGAGAACACGAG GTTTCGGGGCTGGCTGGTTCGGAGGCTCTGCTATTTCCTGTGGTCCCTGGAGCAGCACATCTCCCCCTGCCAGGATGCCCCACAGAAGATCATGGAAAGCACCGG GGTGCAGAACCTCCTCTCAGGGAGGGTCCCAGGAGGTGCTGGGGAAGGCCAGGTGCCCGATCTTGTGAAGAAGGAGGTACAGCGCATCCTGGGTCACATCCAGGCTCCACCCCGTCCCTTCCTGGTCAG GCTGTTCAGCTGGGCGCTGCTGCGGTTCCTGAACTGCCTCTTCCTGAATGTGCAGCTCCACAAGGGTCAGATGAAGATGGTCCAGAAGGCCGCCCAGGCA GGCTCGCCGCTTGTCCTCCTCTCTACTCACAAAACCCTCCTGGACGGGATCCTGCTGCCCTTTGTGCTGCTCTCCCAGGGCCTGGGTGTGCTCCATGTGGCCTGGGACTCCCGTGCCTGCTCCCCTGCCCTCAG AGCTCTGCTGAGGAAGCTTGGGGGGCTTTTCCTGCCCCCAGAGGCCAACCTCTCCCTGGACAGCTCTGAGGGGCTCCTTGCAAGGGCTGTGGTCCAGGCG GTCATAGAGCAGCTGCTGGTTAGTGGGCAGCCCCTGCTCATCTTCCTGGAGGAACCTCCTGGGGCTCTGGGGCCACGGCTGTCAGCCCTGGGCCAGGCTTGGGTGGGGTTTGTGGTGCAGGCAGTCCAGATGGGCATCGTCCCAGATGCTCTGCTGGTACCAGTGGCCGTCACCTATGACCTGGTTCCGGATGCACCATGTGACATAGACCAT GCCTCAGCCCCCCTGGGGCTGTGGACAGGAGCTCTGGCTGTCCTACGTAGCCTGTGGAGCCGCTGGGGCTGCAGCCGCCGGATCTGCTCCCGGGTGCACCTAGCTCAGCCCTTTTCCCTGCAG GAATACATCGCCAGTGCCAGAAGCTGCTGGGGCAGCAGGCAGACCCTGGAGCAGCTACTGCAGCCCATCGTGCTGGGCCAATG TACTGCTGTCCCAGACACTGAGAAGGAGCAGGAGTGGACCCCCATAACTGGGCCTCTCCTGGCCCTCAAGGAAGAGGACCAGCTCCTGGTCAGGAGACTGAGCTGTCATGTCCTGAGTG CCAGTGTGGGGAGCTCTGTGGTGATGAGCACGGCCATCATGGCGACGCTGCTGCTCTTCAAGCACCAGAAG GGCGTGTTCCTGTCGCAGCTCCTGGGGGAGTTCTCCTGGCTGACAGAGGAGATACTGTTGCGTGGTTTTGATGTAGGCTTCTCTGGGCAGCTGCGGAGCCTGCTGCAGCACTCACTGAGCCTGCTGCGGGCGCATGTGGCCCTGCTGCGCATCCGCCAGGGCGACTTGCTGGTGATGCCGCGGCCTGGCCCAGGCCTCACGCACCTGGCACAGCTGAGTGCTCAGCTGCTGCCCGTCTTCCTGAGCGAGGCTGTGGGCG TTTGTGCAGTGCGGGCGCTGCTGGCAGGCAGAATGCCACCCCAGGGGCCCTGGGAGCTGCAGGGTATATTGCTGCTGAGCCAGAATGAGCTGTACCGCCAGATCCTGCTGCTGATGCACCTGCTGCCGCAAGACCTGCTGCTGCTAAAG ccctgccagTCTTCCTACTGCTACTGTCAGGAGGTGCTGGACCGGCACATCCAGTGCGGGCTCCTGGTTGCTGAGGAG ACCCCAGGCTCCTGGCCAGCTTGTGACACAGGGCGACAGCGATTGAGCAGAAAGCTGCTGTGGAAACTGAGTGGGGACTTTactgatagtgacagtgatgactTCGAAGAGGCCGAGGGCCGGTACTTCAGG CTTAGCCAGCAGTCACACTGCccagatttctttctcttcctctgccgCCTGCTCAGCCGGCTGCTCaaggcctttgcacaggctgctGCCTTCCTCCGCCAGGGCCAGCTGCCCGATACTG AGTCGGGCTACACAGGGCAGCTGTTCCAGTTCCTGCAGGCCACTGCCCAGGAAGAAGGGATCCT agaGTGGGCGGACGTAAACCTCGCCAGCAGTGCTATCTAGACCTTCAGAGACTTAGGG GTTCTGCAGCAGACACCGAGCCCTGCAGGCCCCAGGCTCCACCTGTCCCCTACTTTTGCCAGCTGGGACAATCAAGAAAAACTAGAACAGTTCATCCGGCAGTTTATTTGTAGCTAG